The genomic window GAAGGGAGGGGTACAGAATGTTCCGGCGGAGACCCTGGGAgatggggcggggcagggggcggggcctcctggCCAGACGGCGCGGCAATCGAGACCGGAGGCTGGCGGGCGCCCCCCCGCCGCAGGAGTGGCGCATCCCGACGCCGGACGAGATAATGGGGAGCTTCGGACTGGTCCACCCGGACTTCGGCCAGGAGGGGGAGGGCCTGGCGGCGGCCGGGGGGTACGAGCCCTCCGTCCGCGGCCCCCACCACCAGGCGGAGGCCGACGGGCCCCTGCGCGTGAGCTACGGGATGGGCGAGGCCCAGGGCTTCGGGCTGGGGGAGggcccgggggcgggggagcgggAGGAGTCGGAGtcggtggcggtggtggggtcCACGTCCTGCGGGGTGGGGgttggcggcggcgggggggcggtgaCCTGCGAGCACTGCGGCCTGGCCTTCCCCACGCCCGAGTCGCTGGCGCTGCACGCCAGCTCCGCCCACCAGGCAGCGCTCTTCTCCTGCCCGCGGTGCGGCAAGCACTTCAGCCACGCCTACCACCTGAGCCGCCACATGAGCACGCACCGGGGCGGGCGCTGCCACCGCTGCCCGCTCTGCCACAAGACCTTCACCCAGAAGTCCACGCTGTGCGACCACATGAACCTGCACAGCGGCGAGCGCCCACACCGCTGCGCCTACTGCCACGTGCGCTTCGCCCACAAGCCCGCGCTCCGCCGGCACCTGAAGGAGCAGCACGCCAAGACCACCGCCCAGAACTGCCTGGAGGCCCagcgggagcgggagggggaggggcagggtgggggggagggggcgggggcgggaccAGGACCAGGCGTCTGAGGGAGCAGCACGCCAAGACCACCGCCCAGAACTGCCTGGAGGCCCagcgggagcgggagggggaggggcagggtgggggggagggggcgggggcgggaccAGGACCAGGCGTCTGAGGGAGCAGCACGCCAAGACCACCGCCCAGAACTGCCTGGAGACccagcgggagagagagggggtgagggggtgagaggggggggggggagggagctggCATCTGAGGGGCGGGCGGGAGGTTGGGGGCGGGCAGGGGTGTGTAATGTCTAAGTTCAGagggagccattttgtttgaaacTGGGacccttcccttcctccctcccttcgtCTCCTTGACGACCCTGACCGCTGGTGTGAAATTCTCTTTCGGAGCACCGATTTCAGTACTGCCACAAAGGACCTAgagacccggggggggggggggggttgtggtttttatttgggggggggtagggtagAGTGGTGGATGGGAGATTCGGGGGGGGTGAAGCAGACAGGTtaaggtgggtgggggtgtagtaGGGGCCCCCCCAAATCTTGATACGCAGGGTCTACTGTTTCTCAGCACTGgattaatgatttcattttttaatttttaaaaacatttttaaccatttttaacACAGTCAATTACGTAGTTGTTTCACCTCTCTCTGGTCTAAGTGGGTGGCTAATTTTAAGacgaaaaacaacaaagaaatgtcAGCAGACCCCCTGTGGTTTTTAGGGCCAGACCCCTGTAGTAGACAGAGGGTAAGGGCAATCTAAGTACAGTAGGGAacacgctctctctttctcttttccataTCAGCTGTTACTCTCTGGGCAACCAATAAAGTGACGGCAAGAATCTGATTCGCTGTGTTCGTTATTCGACTGACTGATATACGGGCGCTTCTCTCTTGGCAACACAAACTTCAACGCAAGACCTGTTTTTAGGAAGGTGAGTTTTAGGGTGGAGGTGTATATTCTGGGGATTATTAAAGGCTTTTAATGATAACGCgggtaattttatttttttgtttctgtctgtctgactctcAATGAATTTCTTATTTAGTCATAGAACTCCACTGTTGTccaaaaagtattaaaacaagtCAGAGACATACTGTTGCTTTAGAACCTGGCCTTCCTACTTTCTCAATAAAGGGACCACGATTGCTCTTTCGATATGAGCAAAGCAGTTGTGATGTGGTACTGAAAATGGTACCCTTTGGAATGAACAATTTGCTCCGTTTTGAagtttaaatttgattaaaaaaaaaaaaacaacacaggcaATATTTTTCTGACAATTAATGTCTTTGAGCTGCCTATAATGACTTCAACTTAAATTAAAGGCTTTCCTGTTGAATGTCAAATGGGGTAGGAAAATGTCAGAAATTACTGAGAGTTGGACAGAAGAAACAATTctgaaaaaatggaaattaccATGGAGTGTTATCTTTGAAGTCACTGATCGAGTAACTCTACCAGCCTACTAATGAATTTAGTTAATTCCACAAATTTACCCgacaaagtttaaaaacatgaacttCCCACAGGTGACAGAGAAGGCCGAACGGCAGACATAAAACCAAAATGGCGGCGATTCCGGGGACTTCACATATCTGAGTGTTGGTGCAAAACGCAGCAgtgcaccctctctctctctctcacccccgtCGTATAaagccacagcacacacacagattgcactctttttttcatttttattaacatcatttttttttttcacaaaactgAAGCGCAGGCAGATGTGAAAGAAGGACCGGCTGTTTCGGCGTAATGATTTCAGGTCCAGAGTGACCAGGCTGACCTAACCACGCGGGCCACGGGTCACAATGCAATGTCTTACACGGTCACAAaattaaaagtacaaaaaaaaaactggttccaATGTTCTTACTAATCTCTGTAAACTATATGcttttacagcttttttttttctcccctctgctGGTCAGAATATGTCTTCGTTGTACACGACCTGGTTTCGCTTATCCCTGTAGGAGCCTTTCACGCTGTTCTGTAcagctgagagagggagtgagagagagggggaggggggtgagagacaggggggAATGAGTAAAGATACCCAGCATTCTTTGCATCTCGAGCATTCCTGTGGCATTTACCACAGAATCTTTCAATGCGCTAGATTGGTCCTGGCGAGCAGCAGGATTGGCTGGTTTCTGCTGTCACTCAGCACTTAACTGTGAAGGTActacccagcatgctttgctctCTGACACTTACCGAGCAAGGCctacccagcatgctttgctctCTGACACTTACCGAGCAAGGCCCTgatggagaagagagagacGGGAGGAATGCAGGTActacccagcatgctttgctctCTGACACTTACCCAGCGAGGCCCAGACAGACTTCCCCGTGGCGGCCTCCAGCATGGGCTGCTTCCTGGCGATGCTGACCTTCACTGCCACGTCCCCCACTGTGGTGCCATTCagctgggggcggggttagagcAGGAGAGAGCGAGCTTCAAAAAGTCTCCATGACAACCGCATGCCCCTTACACTGAAAGACCATCACGTCTACAGTACTGCCGTTACTGCCAGGATCAAAGAACTGCATTACCCTGCGTGCCACAGAGGTGTTAGCATTAGCTAATGAACAAACAGGGGGAGTACTGACCTCTGACACAGCCTGGTCAGCTGACTCCATCTTCTCAAAGGTAATGAAGGCacagctgggaggggggggggggcgcaggagaGGAACATCAAAGAAACATTGGggtgagaaaaagaaagtcCCACCCCTGTAAGCAAACGGCTGTACCAATTAGTATTAGTGGGTAACGGAGCACTAAGACACGGTTGTCATAGTTACTTGCGCGGGGAGTCCATGGAGAGGTCGATGATGTTGCCGTGCTGGGAGAAAGCCGTGCGCAGGCTGTCCTCCACCAGGGCGGcgccatacacatacacagtgttCCCTTTCCTCACCCCCCTCCGCTCCGGGTACGAGTCTGaccctgtagcacacacacacagacacgcacacacacacacgcagaaacacactgTGACTATGTTCCCACTCAAAACAGGATCACATTCTCCAAATCTGTTCTCAGTACTGTCATACTGcagggcagaggagagagggatggagaaaagaggagagagggagagagagtgcgcgCTCACTGCGAAACGGGGcgtcccgctcccgctcccggtccctctctctgtcccgttCCCGCTCCCGATCCCGGCTCCTCTCGCGCTCCCGGTCCCGATCGGACCGGTCTCTGTCGCggtctctccccctgtcccgaTCACGGTcacgctccctctccctctccctctcccgatCGCGGTCACGGTCCCGGTCCCTCTCCGCGTCCCGGCTGGAGGAAGACCCGCCCCCAT from Anguilla anguilla isolate fAngAng1 chromosome 8, fAngAng1.pri, whole genome shotgun sequence includes these protein-coding regions:
- the nelfe gene encoding negative elongation factor E isoform X1; this translates as MVVFPSSLTEEEESLQKKYAKLKKKKKALLALKKQSSTSQTSQSGLKRTLSDQPVLDTATATEQAKMLIKSGAISAIKSENKNSGFKRSRTLEGKLKDPEKGPVPAFLPFQRSVSTDEEMPESAKRAHRKSLYESFVSSGDRSRDDEDGGGSSSSRDAERDRDRDRDRERERERERDRDRDRGRDRDRDRSDRDRERERSRDRERERDRERDRERERDAPFRRSDSYPERRGVRKGNTVYVYGAALVEDSLRTAFSQHGNIIDLSMDSPRNCAFITFEKMESADQAVSELNGTTVGDVAVKVSIARKQPMLEAATGKSVWASLAVQNSVKGSYRDKRNQVVYNEDIF
- the nelfe gene encoding negative elongation factor E isoform X2 — its product is MVVFPSSLTEEEESLQKKYAKLKKKKKALLALKKQSSTSQTSQSGLKRTLSDQPVLDTATATEQAKMLIKSGAISAIKSENKNSGFKRSRTLEGKLKDPEKGPVPAFLPFQRSVSTDEEMPESAKRAHRKSLYESFVSSGDRSRDDEDGGGSSSSRDAERDRDRDRDRERERERERDRDRDRGRDRDRDRSDRDRERERSRDRERERDRERDRERERDAPFRRSDSYPERRGVRKGNTVYVYGAALVEDSLRTAFSQHGNIIDLSMDSPRNCAFITFEKMESADQAVSELNGTTVGDVAVKVSIARKQPMLEAATGKSVWASLGKCQRAKHAG
- the LOC118234245 gene encoding zinc finger and BTB domain-containing protein 12-like, producing the protein MEVLCFRLPGHGDATLRNMNSLRSRHHFCDVTIVASDRQTFRGHKVVLAACSPFLRDQFLLNPSSELKVSVLHSSSVVCELLQSCYTGILQFSPKEIINYLTAASYLQMEHVVEKCRGALSQYLQPRTSSPPGTIKSEESESMLAFDSGDQHPLRCRSPPAGRGVSLQQRRNSQASTDTGKEASASQGISELEVKRTGPSGEFHEEEGEREDFEVFQVCIEDEDEGIEERREAGQGEEEEEEGRGEVVVVALDGNHGNDDEAHFGGPAAGREGYRMFRRRPWEMGRGRGRGLLARRRGNRDRRLAGAPPPQEWRIPTPDEIMGSFGLVHPDFGQEGEGLAAAGGYEPSVRGPHHQAEADGPLRVSYGMGEAQGFGLGEGPGAGEREESESVAVVGSTSCGVGVGGGGGAVTCEHCGLAFPTPESLALHASSAHQAALFSCPRCGKHFSHAYHLSRHMSTHRGGRCHRCPLCHKTFTQKSTLCDHMNLHSGERPHRCAYCHVRFAHKPALRRHLKEQHAKTTAQNCLEAQREREGEGCYSLGNQ